In Paenibacillus sp. FSL M7-0420, a single genomic region encodes these proteins:
- a CDS encoding nucleotidyltransferase-like protein: MELSNLTLLSGETFEENVLGAVAWRQRGDATFQSALLHDFDMVVLLLHEEQETERIITHSIAGDKRTQSVHVGLSALERAVMAGDNNELLSSLISGEVLWDPKGILAEMRKQLTQFEGPLKERVLFMEFSRFLHMYIKSKRYIEAGCTMDAYNCVLIALYHWARIEVSESGYFPEPAVWGQVKSLNSPVHKLYEELTISTETLDQRIELILLACEFALMSKMEDCCIMLLHILGSRKEAWSIKELLQHSGLSPLQAELPLVLRKLVSRSLIREIASWAVDAGDGHAIRYTL; this comes from the coding sequence ATGGAACTGTCCAATTTGACCCTATTAAGCGGGGAGACATTTGAGGAGAATGTTCTTGGAGCCGTTGCTTGGCGGCAAAGAGGAGATGCCACGTTTCAAAGTGCGCTGCTGCACGATTTTGATATGGTGGTCCTTCTGCTGCATGAGGAACAGGAGACGGAACGCATCATAACCCATAGCATTGCCGGTGATAAGCGGACACAATCGGTGCATGTAGGTCTATCTGCATTGGAACGTGCTGTCATGGCCGGAGATAACAACGAGCTTCTTAGCAGCCTGATATCCGGAGAGGTACTCTGGGACCCGAAGGGGATCTTGGCGGAGATGCGTAAGCAGCTCACCCAGTTTGAGGGCCCGCTTAAAGAACGGGTGCTGTTCATGGAATTCTCCCGTTTTTTACATATGTATATTAAGTCCAAGCGTTATATTGAAGCAGGCTGTACCATGGATGCCTATAATTGCGTACTCATTGCCTTGTATCATTGGGCGCGCATTGAAGTGAGTGAATCGGGGTATTTCCCGGAACCGGCAGTATGGGGACAGGTGAAAAGCTTGAACTCCCCGGTCCATAAGCTATATGAAGAATTGACTATCAGCACAGAGACACTGGACCAGAGAATCGAACTGATCCTGCTTGCCTGTGAATTTGCCCTTATGTCAAAAATGGAGGATTGCTGTATCATGCTGCTTCATATCCTGGGCAGCCGTAAGGAGGCGTGGAGCATTAAGGAGCTTCTGCAGCATTCGGGGCTCAGCCCGCTCCAGGCAGAGTTGCCGCTTGTGCTTCGCAAGCTGGTATCCCGTTCATTAATCCGGGAGATCGCCTCGTGGGCAGTTGATGCCGGGGATGGTCATGCCATACGTTATACCCTTTAA